Proteins from a genomic interval of Bradyrhizobium sp. CCBAU 53340:
- a CDS encoding negative regulator of septation ring formation yields MANTPKKVKDPTEVALSAIQEALNISDTAADTSRNAMRNETAPPVVPPAPPVFDEPAFEPRPAANERAVFESIEEPRSSRRAANDDRATIGQLLQSLQTGRPARNIYTGATIFTVVWLAACAALTVGFLPSIRAAMGESGGVLAIAGLATMFFAPIMLFYFLASLVWRGQQMSQVAQAMAQVAIRFSEPEGSASDSMVTVGQAIRREVAAMGDGIERAIARAGELETLVANEVAALERAYSDNEVRIRALLQDIAHQRDNLVGQAEQVRSAISGVQIDLRHDIALISDAIASRVDEVAKSITGALEERGAHITGALSHAGDNMILALGERGGDLLDRLEEASAETTRAVLDASERLTTSLNFKTGHVHDEFVDLADRVHEMLNERIDRITGEFEQRSAAIVDGISERTEQVHDSLKNSADSLLLELELRSNDLSAKIDDAGNRLAGQIMTSGDKASEALDATVNSLVAKVVSQTETAHDSLSLQMSAFDELVKNQGSELVEKFARDSGTLGALITRHISEFDRTVKTFGGEIVERMGQRTQDIHESLKTYVDNFDTRFTSNGGEITAALDQRLVQFETTIGERVNHLDASLNGKIAGLDGTIEGHIKTFDQQLGGRVAALQQSFDSRAKSMTETIDGRLNSLAASLTDGAAQAIQTVDSRLTHLTTSLTDGASQAIETIDARLNHLTSSLTDGTSQTIQSIDTRLTHLTTTLTGGATQALESIDSRLTYLTTAVTNGASQAVQSIDTRLTLLTSTLTDGTAQAIEAVDRRISSVAELIDGRSMHLTDTVTARFQDIHQVIETKVGSVASDIDVRVAQFEDLLGSRVEAVAGRIESSGRQASEDMMSRAEMISTAIRSHVEDAERSLTNLVVNTSETIQTGARTAQQSLMTVSSDVNAQLKMTSAEVERALTAVGTGAANSILTSAREAQSSLVAASGDASNQIKGLAADVERTLSAAGSATAASILAGAREVQTTLVTASSDAANHVKTLTADVQRSLSLAGTTTAESITAGARDAQTALIAASTETANQIKALSSDVQRSLSMAGTSTAETIMTGAREAQSTLVNASSDAASQVKSLAAEVHRSLSQVGQTTAETITTSARDAQSTLLAVSAEQTGQVRSLAAEMQRALATAGGATIEALTSGVREAQGTLISASTDAASQIKSLTTDIERTLTAVGADTASTILNSAREAQTSLTSTSADAASQIRMISTEIERTLSTATSNATNDIQTSAINAQNALISASNEASSRVKSSSADVERSVLAASSSFGQAMTGKTDEIVTYVQQQADRLSNMIDAKRGSLVDAIGSKTSQLTLDIDRVTSDALKSIETRGQAFSQTMMGNGNEVARTINAASEVATSAVGRSLKDLESASRAAIDQSRQVSIAAVTEMQETSKILRTDTVALFERLREGNILLQEVLTGAHDNLNSLERALVTRVADFVSAMNDVTSRNGAATQNLEDQLNVFNSKTTKALQDLGELSTQFDAHGKALVDAAQVVEQSNKNTTASLAERKAALESLVTTIDLRTTDLDQRLSRFTGLLDESLAAAEERARDIARVVAETAGAGSAAITRQFEAVRSASEEEHRQTIEAMHDIYRQTTDEADAMFKQSTEKFGNLVASMKQMAFEMHNELEATRNELRRGVLEMPQEAAESTAQMRKVIVDQIEALAELNRIVAQHGRGLDVTTTNRASVAVQRQEEPMMATAGTRATETRMRDTGSASTLPPPDLGMPAPSRRTEAPPVAPGNDPGRDGWLSDLLNRTDAGQAAPGGREAPRGRQAAPAPQPQAPQASSNPLESLSLDIGRLMDRNLAAEMWDRYQRGENKAFTKRLYTPAGQKAFDEVARKYRADRNFKGTVDRYIGEFERLLDEVARDGRGPQELRSHLTSETGLVYTLLAHAAGRLG; encoded by the coding sequence ATGGCCAATACTCCCAAAAAGGTCAAAGACCCCACAGAAGTTGCGCTTTCTGCGATCCAGGAAGCCCTCAACATCAGCGATACGGCTGCCGATACCAGCCGCAACGCGATGCGCAACGAAACGGCGCCTCCGGTCGTCCCGCCCGCGCCGCCGGTGTTCGACGAGCCGGCCTTCGAGCCGCGGCCTGCCGCCAACGAGCGCGCCGTGTTCGAGTCCATCGAGGAACCGCGCTCCTCGCGCCGCGCCGCCAATGACGACCGCGCCACCATCGGCCAGCTGCTGCAGTCGCTGCAGACCGGCCGCCCTGCCCGCAACATCTACACCGGCGCTACCATCTTCACCGTGGTCTGGCTCGCTGCCTGCGCCGCGCTGACGGTTGGCTTCCTGCCCTCGATCCGTGCCGCCATGGGTGAGAGCGGCGGCGTGCTGGCCATCGCCGGCCTCGCCACCATGTTCTTTGCGCCCATCATGCTGTTCTACTTCCTCGCCAGCCTCGTCTGGCGCGGCCAGCAGATGAGCCAGGTCGCCCAGGCGATGGCCCAGGTCGCGATCCGCTTCTCCGAGCCCGAAGGCTCGGCGTCCGATTCCATGGTCACCGTCGGCCAGGCCATCCGCCGTGAGGTCGCGGCAATGGGCGACGGCATCGAGCGCGCGATCGCACGCGCCGGCGAGCTCGAGACGCTGGTTGCCAATGAGGTCGCAGCGCTGGAGCGCGCCTATTCCGACAACGAAGTCCGCATCCGCGCTCTGCTCCAGGACATCGCGCATCAGCGCGACAACCTGGTCGGCCAGGCCGAGCAGGTCCGCAGCGCCATTTCCGGCGTGCAGATCGATCTCCGCCACGACATCGCGCTGATCTCGGACGCGATCGCCTCGCGTGTCGACGAGGTGGCGAAATCCATCACCGGCGCGCTGGAAGAGCGCGGCGCCCACATCACGGGCGCGCTGAGCCATGCCGGCGACAACATGATCCTGGCTCTCGGCGAGCGCGGCGGCGACCTGCTCGACCGCCTCGAGGAAGCCAGTGCCGAAACCACGCGCGCGGTGCTGGACGCCAGCGAGCGGCTGACCACCAGCCTCAACTTCAAGACCGGCCACGTCCACGACGAGTTCGTCGACCTCGCCGACCGCGTCCACGAAATGCTGAACGAGCGCATCGACCGCATCACCGGCGAGTTCGAGCAGCGCTCCGCCGCGATCGTCGACGGCATCTCCGAGCGCACCGAGCAGGTGCACGACAGCCTGAAGAACTCGGCGGATTCGCTGCTGCTCGAGCTCGAGCTGCGCTCCAACGACCTCTCCGCCAAGATCGACGACGCCGGCAACCGCCTCGCCGGCCAGATCATGACCTCTGGCGACAAGGCCAGCGAAGCGCTCGACGCCACGGTCAATAGCCTCGTCGCCAAGGTCGTCAGCCAGACCGAGACCGCGCACGATTCGCTGTCGCTGCAGATGAGCGCGTTCGACGAGCTGGTGAAGAACCAGGGGTCCGAGCTGGTCGAGAAGTTCGCCCGCGATTCCGGCACGCTGGGTGCCCTGATCACGCGCCACATCTCCGAGTTCGACCGCACCGTGAAGACCTTCGGCGGCGAGATCGTCGAACGCATGGGCCAGCGCACCCAGGACATCCACGAGTCGCTGAAGACCTATGTCGACAATTTCGACACCCGCTTCACCTCCAACGGCGGCGAGATCACGGCCGCGCTCGACCAGCGCCTCGTGCAGTTCGAGACCACGATCGGCGAACGCGTCAATCATCTCGATGCCTCGCTGAACGGCAAGATCGCCGGCCTCGACGGCACGATCGAAGGCCACATCAAGACCTTCGACCAGCAGCTCGGCGGCCGCGTCGCCGCGCTCCAACAGTCGTTCGACAGCCGCGCGAAGTCGATGACCGAGACCATCGACGGCCGCCTCAACTCGCTCGCCGCCTCGCTGACCGACGGTGCCGCGCAGGCGATCCAGACGGTCGACTCCCGCCTCACCCACCTCACGACGTCGCTCACCGACGGCGCCTCGCAGGCCATCGAGACGATCGATGCGCGCCTCAACCACCTGACATCCTCATTGACCGATGGCACGTCGCAGACGATCCAGTCGATCGATACGCGCCTGACCCACCTCACCACCACCCTCACGGGCGGCGCGACGCAGGCGCTCGAATCCATCGACTCCCGCCTGACCTACCTGACCACGGCGGTGACCAACGGCGCCTCACAGGCGGTGCAGTCGATCGACACCCGCCTCACCCTGCTGACCTCGACGCTGACGGACGGCACGGCGCAGGCGATCGAGGCGGTCGACCGCCGCATCAGCAGCGTCGCCGAGCTCATCGACGGCCGCAGCATGCATTTGACCGACACGGTCACGGCGCGCTTCCAGGACATCCACCAGGTGATCGAGACCAAGGTCGGTTCGGTTGCGAGCGACATCGACGTCCGCGTCGCGCAGTTCGAAGACCTGCTCGGCTCGCGCGTCGAGGCCGTCGCCGGCCGCATCGAGAGCAGCGGCCGCCAGGCCAGCGAGGACATGATGTCCCGCGCCGAGATGATCTCGACCGCGATCCGCTCGCATGTCGAGGACGCCGAACGCTCGCTGACCAACCTCGTGGTCAACACCAGCGAGACGATCCAGACCGGTGCGCGCACCGCGCAGCAGTCGCTGATGACCGTCTCCTCCGACGTCAACGCCCAGCTCAAGATGACCTCGGCCGAGGTCGAGCGCGCGCTGACCGCGGTCGGCACCGGTGCTGCGAACTCGATCCTGACCAGCGCCCGCGAGGCGCAGTCGTCCCTCGTCGCCGCTTCAGGCGATGCCTCCAACCAGATCAAGGGCCTCGCGGCCGACGTCGAACGCACGCTCTCCGCGGCAGGTTCGGCCACCGCGGCCTCGATCCTCGCCGGCGCCCGCGAGGTGCAGACCACGCTCGTCACCGCCTCCTCGGATGCGGCCAACCACGTCAAGACGCTCACGGCGGACGTGCAGCGCTCGCTGTCGCTGGCCGGCACCACCACGGCGGAATCGATCACCGCCGGCGCCCGCGATGCGCAGACCGCGCTGATCGCGGCCTCGACCGAGACCGCCAACCAGATCAAGGCGCTGTCCTCCGACGTGCAGCGTTCGCTCTCGATGGCGGGCACCTCCACGGCCGAGACCATCATGACCGGCGCGCGCGAAGCCCAGAGCACCCTGGTCAATGCGTCCTCGGATGCGGCGAGCCAGGTCAAGTCGCTCGCGGCCGAAGTGCACCGCTCGCTGTCGCAGGTCGGCCAGACCACCGCTGAGACGATCACGACCAGCGCCCGCGACGCCCAGAGCACCCTTCTTGCTGTCTCCGCAGAGCAAACCGGCCAGGTCCGTTCGCTCGCCGCCGAGATGCAGCGCGCGCTGGCGACCGCCGGCGGCGCCACCATCGAGGCGCTCACCAGCGGCGTGCGCGAGGCCCAGGGCACGTTGATCTCGGCCTCGACCGACGCGGCGAGCCAGATCAAGTCGCTGACGACGGATATCGAGCGCACGCTGACCGCGGTCGGCGCCGACACCGCCTCGACCATCCTCAACAGCGCCCGCGAGGCCCAGACCTCGCTGACCTCGACCTCGGCAGATGCCGCGAGCCAGATCCGCATGATCTCGACCGAGATCGAGCGTACGCTGAGCACGGCCACGTCGAACGCGACCAACGACATCCAGACCAGCGCGATCAATGCACAGAACGCGCTGATCTCCGCTTCCAACGAGGCGAGTTCGCGGGTCAAGTCGAGCTCGGCCGACGTCGAGCGCTCGGTGCTCGCCGCCTCCTCGAGCTTCGGCCAGGCCATGACCGGCAAGACCGACGAGATCGTCACCTATGTGCAGCAGCAGGCCGACCGCCTCTCCAACATGATCGACGCCAAGCGCGGCTCGCTCGTGGACGCGATCGGCTCGAAGACCAGCCAGCTCACGCTCGACATCGACCGCGTCACCTCCGACGCGCTGAAGTCGATCGAGACGCGCGGCCAGGCCTTCTCGCAGACCATGATGGGCAACGGCAACGAGGTTGCCCGGACCATCAATGCAGCGAGCGAAGTCGCGACCAGCGCCGTCGGCCGGTCGCTCAAGGACCTCGAGTCGGCCTCGCGCGCGGCGATCGACCAGTCGCGCCAGGTTTCGATCGCGGCCGTCACCGAGATGCAGGAGACCAGCAAGATCCTGCGCACCGACACGGTCGCCCTGTTCGAGCGCCTGCGCGAAGGCAACATCCTGCTCCAGGAGGTGCTGACCGGTGCGCACGACAACCTCAACTCGCTCGAGCGGGCGCTGGTGACGCGCGTTGCCGACTTCGTCTCGGCGATGAACGACGTCACCTCGCGCAACGGCGCTGCGACACAGAACCTGGAAGACCAGCTCAACGTCTTCAACAGTAAGACGACGAAGGCGCTGCAGGACCTCGGCGAGCTGTCTACCCAGTTCGACGCGCACGGCAAGGCCCTGGTCGATGCCGCGCAGGTCGTCGAGCAGAGCAACAAGAACACCACCGCCTCGCTTGCCGAACGCAAGGCGGCGCTGGAATCGCTCGTCACCACCATCGACCTGCGGACCACCGATCTCGACCAGCGCTTGTCGCGCTTCACCGGCCTGCTCGATGAATCGCTCGCTGCGGCCGAAGAGCGTGCCCGCGACATCGCCCGCGTGGTCGCGGAGACCGCCGGCGCAGGCTCGGCCGCGATCACCCGCCAGTTCGAGGCGGTACGGTCGGCGTCCGAGGAGGAGCATCGCCAGACCATCGAGGCCATGCACGACATCTACCGCCAGACCACCGACGAGGCGGATGCGATGTTCAAGCAGTCGACCGAGAAGTTCGGCAACCTCGTCGCCAGCATGAAGCAGATGGCGTTCGAGATGCACAACGAGCTCGAAGCCACCCGCAACGAGCTGCGCCGCGGCGTGCTCGAGATGCCGCAGGAGGCCGCCGAAAGCACCGCGCAGATGCGCAAAGTGATCGTCGACCAGATCGAGGCGCTCGCCGAGCTCAACCGCATCGTGGCCCAGCACGGCCGCGGCCTCGACGTCACCACGACGAACCGCGCTTCCGTCGCCGTCCAGCGCCAGGAAGAGCCGATGATGGCGACTGCCGGCACTCGCGCTACGGAGACCCGCATGCGCGACACCGGCAGCGCCTCGACGCTGCCGCCGCCGGACCTCGGCATGCCCGCGCCCTCGCGTCGCACCGAGGCCCCTCCGGTCGCTCCCGGCAATGACCCGGGCCGCGATGGCTGGCTGTCGGACCTGCTCAACCGCACGGACGCAGGCCAGGCCGCTCCGGGCGGGCGTGAAGCCCCGCGCGGCCGCCAGGCTGCACCCGCTCCGCAGCCGCAGGCCCCGCAGGCGAGCAGCAATCCGCTGGAATCGCTGTCGCTGGACATCGGCCGGCTGATGGACCGCAACCTCGCCGCCGAGATGTGGGACCGCTACCAGCGTGGCGAGAACAAGGCCTTCACCAAGCGCCTGTACACGCCCGCCGGCCAGAAGGCTTTTGACGAGGTCGCACGCAAATATCGCGCCGACCGCAACTTCAAGGGCACCGTCGACCGCTATATCGGCGAGTTCGAACGCCTGCTTGACGAAGTCGCCCGCGACGGCCGCGGCCCGCAGGAGCTGCGCAGCCACCTGACCTCGGAGACGGGCCTGGTCTACACCCTGCTGGCACATGCGGCGGGTCGGCTGGGATAA